tgctaataaaagagcatgatattcaacaagaaataaaatcgttccagAGCACAATTGGTCTGGTTACGACTGGATCCAACTTCCTTCGCTtctttgaatcgcataaaaatgtgatagacgcaaaaaatgagtgagtttcaggaaaaggaCAGCGGATGCACCTTGATACGAATCATTAGGCTGgagcttaatgtttacaaatgtgatccgacaaaaggctctaatcattttgagcttccgcttaaattaaaaatagaagggcagttgttaatgtacataacaaagatgccttctgttttaagtgggcaattatatcAGCCCTCAAACCAATAAATAGGTCATACCATTGCAATAGTTATGGTATTGAGATCACGTccaataattgaggtgaataacgtaaagattgacttcaatggattaacattcccgatggaaattcgataaataaaagaaaccatcacataagtttaaatgttttcgggtataatgaggaatctgacaaaataattggaccgctttactgcgatggagtggaaatgagaatccacattaacttattattcgtcgacggaccaacggcggttattcatggacactatgtgtggattaaaaatatttcatcgtaagtacattcaataaatttgaaaatatcacaatcaccttacaatttcaattttcacacacagtctacttgccaaacaactgggtAAACAGCGTGTTAAGCGTGGGtctgtaatcaatgcttacaatactcaaTGAGTAAGGAGAGGGCGGCCCAACCTTCATTGAGATGCAGTCCGTGATGGGATGAGATGGTTACCGAGGGACCAAGGAAGGATCAGAAGATTACCTTTAAAACCATCACCGTCAGTTGGAGGTTCCGTTCGTCGTGTATGCAGACTTTGAATGCATATTGGAACCAGTAACATTAGATGTAAGTGCAAACtccaaaattattaataagcatgtgccagtagcatttgtgtgtatttgacTCTGGCGtagataagtttgtttcgaagacaggaggtgatgtcgctcgcactttcatcaaaaatttaacgtcagacttgtccgatttgtatgagaaccacatgaaaatagtgatTCCAATGCACATGAGTCATAATGAGTTAGAAAATTTTAGGAAAGCGACCATTTCTCACAtatgtaagggtattttaaataatgatagagtgaaagatcactgtcattttacaggtagatatagaggtgcagcccataattcTTGTAACCTTAAATACAAGACGGGTGATTTTATTTCcgtattctttcacaatttctccaaatatgattctcatttgtttgaTAAAGATtttggagaaattgaggggaaataaaagttattcctttgaataaggaattatatatttcaatttctaaatatctccctctaaggaaaaatacgctagaaatcaggtttttggatactatcagattcatgccctctagtctagacacactcgcggggaatttgagtgaggagaatttcaatgtgctgaaatcacagtttaaaaacaagtcaaattttgaactacttcgcaggaaaggtgttttccctacgaatatttagattctgttgaaaaactagacgaaacttctctcccaccaaggtccaagttctatagtaatttaacagagtcAGAATGTTCAGAAGAGGATTACGCTCATGCCTTCCAAGTATGGtgtcattttaattgtcgttcattgaaggaatacttagaattgtattcaaaaactgatgttttattgttaacagacgttttccaaaattttagggcaatttgttcttcaatttacaatcttgacccCGCCCATTATTACACTACACCAGGATTGTCGTGGGATGGTATGCTAAAACCACAGAAATCGAACTCGAGTTACTCACTGACATtgatatgattacatattttaagagtggaaTTCGGGGTGGGTTGGTGCAATTAAGTCATCggcatacaaaagcaaaccacaaatacttaaaagatttcgatcctactaaagaatcggaattttaatgtatgtggatgcaaacaatttgtatggttGGGCTATGTCTAAACCACTACCATGCggtgagttcaaatggttagacacgaatcaggttaagagttttaatctagaaaatattcatgaaaatagtgagtatgggtatattctagaggttgatctagattacccttactcaatccatgatgaacataatgatcTACCATTCTGTCCGGATAACAAGCTACCATCAAGCACTTGTAAAACTCCAAAGTTAATAGCCgatctcgctgaaaagaagaattatatcatatactataagactttaaaacagtgtataagacatggcttggaattaaaaaattcactccatccttcaatttaggcagaagcctggctcaagaaatatattgatataaacactgagcataggaccagagccaaaaataattttgaaaagattttttcgaattattgaacaatgctgtttatggaaaaaccatggaaaacagtgaaaaagggtggatgtacgaataataacggagtgggagtatccaattgaaaataggaagtcagggcgacccaaattatgtgccagggatttaatatcaaaatctaattttcatagtgcatcaagcttcagtgaaactatgtatgcaattcaaatgaagaggttacCCAACAtttgtgattattattatatggcCATGACAACCCTTTATCGGGTCTCAGCCTGAAGCGCAATGTGCCTCCACGCGTCTCTGTCCTGAGCGCGCCTTCGCCAGTTGGTAACACCAAGTGTGGACAGGTTTTCCATCACCTGGTCTTGCCAACGCATTCGGGGTCGTCCTCTCCTTCGTGTCCCAACAATCACCGCATCAAACACCTTACGAGCCGGAGCGTCTTCATCCATACGGGCAACGTGGCCCAGCCAGCGAAGTCTTTGAGATTTCACTCGATTGGCCACGTCAACATCACCGTACAGCTCATACAGCTCGTGGTTATATCTGATGCGATTAACATCGTCCACGCAGATTGGACCAAAGATTTTACGAAGAATTTTCCTCTCGAACACTccaagagcagctgcatctgACTGCGTCACTGTCCAGCACTCCGCACCATATAGGAGTACTGGAAGAATGAGCGTCTTGTAGAGTGTGGTTTTTGTGCGTCGAGAGAGAGCTCTACTATTGAACTGCCTACTGAGCCCAAAGTAACACCTGTTGGCAAGTGTTATTCTCCGCTTAATCTCCAGACTGACATCATTTGTGCTTGTTATAGCAGTGCCTAGGTAAATAAACTCCTTGACGGACCCAAAGCTATAGTTTTCtgcagtcagctgagaatcaAGACGCCGCGATTCTCTGCTAGAGCACAccataaactttgttttctcCATATTCACCGCTAGTCTTGCTTTTGCTGATTCCTTTTCAATAGCCCCGAAGGCTCCTGTGACATCACGCTTGGTGCGGCCAATGATATCAATATCATCAGCGTAACCAAGGAGCTGGACACATCTGTTGGTTAATATCGTGCCCGTCCGATGTACACCAGCCTTTCTTATTATACTCTCCATTAGAATATTGAAGAGTATACAAGACAGCGAGTCCCCTTGTCTGAGGCCACACTTGGTAGTAAAGGTTTCGGATTGGCAACATCCTACCTTGACAGAGCTGATGGTGTTGCTCAATGTCATTCTGCAAAGTCTAGTCAGCTTTGCTGGTATACCAAGCTCAGACATGGCGGCATATAGGCGATCTCGCCGGGGGCTATCAAATGCGGCTTTGTAGTCGACGAAGAGATGGTACGTGTCGATCTGGTTTTCGTAAGACTTCTCCAGGATTTGGCGCAAGGTGAAAATCTGGTCAACAGTGGACTTGCCAGGCCTGAACCCGCACTGATAAGGTCCAATCAGTGCTTCAGCATGGGGTTTCAGTCTTTCACACAATACGCTCGTTAGGACCTTGTATGCAACTGGAAGAAGACTAATTCCGCGGTACTTGGTGCGCACCGCGGCATCACCCTTCTTCAGGATGGGACAGATCATGCTGAGGTTCCAATCTTCGGGCATGCTCTCCGTGAGCCATATCTTACTGATTAGTTGGTGCATGCTTCCCACCAACATATCACCAGCTGCCTTAAACAATTCTGCCGGCAGGCCGTCAGCACCTGCAgacttgttgtttttaagcCGTTGGATTGCATCCTTGACTTCGATATGACTTGGGATTGGCACTTCAATATCAGTGCCATAGATTGGGGTTCGTGGATCATAGTCTTCAGAGTCTGTGCTTGAGCCAGATAACAGACTCGAGAAGTGATCCCTCCATAACCTCAGCACGACCTCTGCTTCTGTGACAAGATTTCCATCATCGTCCCTGCACGCCACTGCACCAGTCTTAAATCCTTGGGTCAGACGCTTGACCCTCTGGTAGAAGTTACGTGCTTCATTTCTGCATCTGCTGCTCTCTATGCTCTCACACTCTCGCCTTTCCTGCTCTTTCTTCTTGCGTCTGAAAAGGCGTTTTTCGTCTCTTCTTCTCGACCTGTAGACATCCACAATAGCTCGTGTCGCCCCAGCCTGCAGTGTTCTTCTTTAGGCGGCGTCctttgcagctgttgcgtCATGACACTCCTGATCGTACAATGGATTCCTTGTTAGAGGACGCTGGAGTCCAAGCACTTCCTCTGCCGAAGCTCGCAGGGAGTGAGATATGAGCGCCCACATATCGCTTATGTCTTCAGATATTGACGGTGCTCGGCTTAATAGCCCCGAGACGTGAGTGGAGAATGCATTCTTCGCCTGTTGTGATTGCAGCTTTCCGATGTCCAGCCTTCTTAACGCACTTCGACGTGCAATCTTCGCCACACATAGCCGTGTGCGAATCTTAGCTGCAACAAGATAATGGTCGGAGTCGATGTTGGGACCCCGACAGGATCGCACGTCGAGTATATTAGATGCGTGCCTTGCATCGATCACGACATGATCGATCTGATTTCTGGTCAGTCGATCGGGAGAGAGCCAGGATGCCTTATGGATGTCCAAATGACGGAATCCAGTACTACGAACTACCATATCATGCGCAGCTGCAAAGCCTATTAATCTGAGACCATTGCTTGAGGTGGTCTCATGTAGACTAAATCGCCCGACGGTGGCACCAAAGATGTCTTCTCGTCCTACCTTGGCATTAAAATCCCCGAGGAGAATTTTAATGTCATGGGAAGGACAGCGGCCATAAGCTCGGACGAGCTCCGCATAGAAAGCGTCCTTGGTGGCATCGTTCTTTTCCTCCGTTGGGACATGTGCGCATATCAGGCTGATGTTAAAGAATTTGGCAGTAATTCGGATCGTTGCAATTCTCTCGTTTGTTGGCCGAAAGTGAGAGACCCGGCGCCGCAGCCTGGCACCTACAACGAAACCACAGCCAAATTCATGCCGTTCTGGATGGCAGCTGTAGTATATGTCacagttcttcttctttatgcAGCCTTGTCCTATCCATCGCATCTCCTGGATAGCAGTGATGTCAGTCCTACATTTATTGAGGGTATCTGCTAGTTGTTGAGCAGCACCAGGTCTGTACAATGTTCGTACGTTCCAGGTGCATACTCTCAAATCATTGTCCTTTTTACGCTTGCTATGGTCGTCAACGTTAGATCGGTTCCTTTCCGAGGCTTCTCTTGCTTCCTTCACTGAAAACAAAACCTAGTTTGTAGAGTTAGGACTCTCGTCGCGCGATTTTAGTTTGCCACTCAACGGCTGTCGAGTGACAATCCAGGGAGAACCACGTGGAGGTAGTGCGTCGGCTTGAAGAGAGCAGTGACAGGAATCATGCTGGCATTCACCAAGTTGAATGCAATCAGACACTTTGACCTGTATGCTTTCCCCATTCTCCccacaacatttgtgataaaccaatttatttaggatttgtagtgctggagatgtcaaaatactaaatgtatgacttccattatgactacatgaaacctaagtttgggaaagcactcaaattaaattatatggatacggattcatttatttacagcataaaacaaatgatttttatgcagatattcaggatgatgtggagttaaagtttgCCACGTCCGAATTCCAGATGAGTTGGCCGAGATGTATAAGTTTcagaaatgtaataagaaacgattgggtttctttaaggatgaAATTTatggtaaaccaatgactgagtttgttggtCTACGcccaaaaatgtatgcgtacacatatgaaaatttcgataactctggtgaaatatgcataaaaaaaataaggggtTAAAGGCATGTTGCTTGAGggacatttcattttcaaactATTCAAGTACTTTGTTTACAGGAAAGCAAGAACGTGGAGATGTTTaggtctagagggcatgaaatcaGTATAGtcgaaataacaaaaactacattagatagCAAGGATAACAagcgaataatagaaaaagataggatttcaactatagcaagagcacattatttagtaattccctttgaaattgagagttaCATATAAATTCTAGAAgcggagtcaagagtttggcgcaTCCAAATATTTGCGCTAGAGAACTCACACAGTTATCaaactagtgtgaacaaaataaataatcttaaaagaaagttggataataatgaaagtgcgatcaacaattagtattacatttcatgttaatggataggttgaaaaaagaaaactagatgtttagaataataaaacaatactttattgaaaattaaaatgtataaataaaaaaaagaaatgtttaaaattaagtgtacatattagtaaattaagaaaaataaaaaaattttaaataacttgaagtaaaataaaaagaaaaaatacaaaacacaaaaattgttttcaatcttatgttatattattacaaaatttcattcttatgaatccagctgtcttcggttttggggaaacccaaccagcgcacgagagctctattgcctttcttttttacactttttcaaccagataagtgttaggaaaacttgttttttcagttcctctttgtagaaaccaccttgaattggattcccattgaagtcttgtagtaagtatgttgttgggtaactattttgtactttgcttattttaaaaatttcagttgtccaattagAGTATAGCCTTTTACAAATAcgtgtttgtacttgctgatgcgtacataatcacccattttcaatttgctacccgtaaacattttaatgttgttgtagacagttttcaaaatatgtttctcattATTAGTGTTTACATTAATGGGTGGCATTTGTATAGTTTTATGATAtctattgttgtaaacggaaattGGTGTTTTGATTATATCAATACACTTGTATGTCCCATTGAAACTGCATTCACGCCACATTAGGTCTTTTAATGACctattaaatcgttcaacaattgacgcctttagactactaaatgttgaatagtggttgattccatatcgtttcactaatatcttaaattgagtgttaaagaactctttaccatcgtctgtttgaagatttttggggaatcctctccctgattgaaatattttctccatggcctcagcaacgtcttttgcatttttagactttattgcttccccatccaaattttgactatgtgtctatcactgttagcatgtagcgatacccattgtttgagtgtgcatacttccccatttcaaccaagtcagcttgctataattcgtttattccttttgttatgactctacgtctaagaaaatgcttacttgaaggagcatgtatttcattaattattccccgtctagacatatttattacttccttgtatattgtaacttccatcattatcaatgtagagtcttggtattttctcacgtcgttttaaatgaatagagatctgcttatcatttacataacgtccaaacttgtcaacagacatGATCATCATGTaagctcatttcaatattatcaatcaattatatacgaatttagtgtataatttgagcctctctcaattttcaattattgagGTAATTTCATTTGGATcgtcccaatatacataattgggtttattcgtcgcgagtgacatgaatccagtcccagaaacaattgattttgagattttaggtgtagactcagcagtgcgtgattttgttaagagtggtttaataatttttgtatatttctttgcttttgttccTCAGTTTTGTCcatcatccaattcaattttttgtgagtcacattaatATGTGAATTCCcattaattgtccacttgccattttgtatgg
This window of the Drosophila nasuta strain 15112-1781.00 unplaced genomic scaffold, ASM2355853v1 ctg22_pilon, whole genome shotgun sequence genome carries:
- the LOC132797804 gene encoding uncharacterized protein LOC132797804; the protein is MNPSKEASKGEEIDFTEVNLPLITPLAEDIQFLADDIEFKSTANYLNRIKEKKRIPFHALPRNREFRIYGASRVLMKEAREASERNRSNVDDHSKRKKDNDLRVCTWNVRTLYRPGAAQQLADTLNKCRTDITAIQEMRWIGQGCIKKKNCDIYYSCHPERHEFGCGFVVGARLRRRVSHFRPTNERIATIRITAKFFNISLICAHVPTEEKNDATKDAFYAELVRAYGRCPSHDIKILLGDFNAKVGREDIFGATVGRFSLHETTSSNGLRLIGFAAAHDMVVRSTGFRHLDIHKASWLSPDRLTRNQIDHVVIDARHASNILDVRSCRGPNIDSDHYLVAAKIRTRLCVAKIARRSALRRLDIGKLQSQQAKNAFSTHVSGLLSRAPSISEDISDMWALISHSLRASAEEVLGLQRPLTRNPLSRRRDEKRLFRRKKKEQERRECESIESSRCRNEARNFYQRVKRLTQGFKTGAVACRDDDGNLVTEAEVVLRLWRDHFSSLLSGSSTDSEDYDPRTPIYGTDIEVPIPSHIEVKDAIQRLKNNKSAGADGLPAELFKAAGDMLVGSMHQLISKIWLTESMPEDWNLSMICPILKKGDAAVRTKYRGISLLPVAYKVLTSVLCERLKPHAEALIGPYQCGFRPGKSTVDQIFTLRQILEKSYENQIDTYHLFVDYKAAFDSPRRDRLYAAMSELGIPAKLTRLCRMTLSNTISSVKVGCCQSETFTTKCGLRQGDSLSCILFNILMESIIRKAGVHRTGTILTNRCVQLLGYADDIDIIGRTKRDVTGAFGAIEKESAKARLAVNMEKTKFMVCSSRESRRLDSQLTAENYSFGSVKEFIYLGTAITSTNDVSLEIKRRITLANRCYFGLSRQFNSRALSRRTKTTLYKTLILPVLLYGAECWTVTQSDAAALGVFERKILRKIFGPICVDDVNRIRYNHELYELYGDVDVANRVKSQRLRWLGHVARMDEDAPARKVFDAVIVGTRRRGRPRMRWQDQVMENLSTLGVTNWRRRAQDRDAWRHIALQAETR